The following are from one region of the Salvia hispanica cultivar TCC Black 2014 chromosome 1, UniMelb_Shisp_WGS_1.0, whole genome shotgun sequence genome:
- the LOC125191488 gene encoding geranylgeranyl transferase type-1 subunit beta-like, whose amino-acid sequence MFGIICSGQFYGFHGSRSSQFQSDNNGAAQLNGSHLASTYCALAILKTVGYDLSQIDTEVLLKSMRTLQRPNGCFMPIHTGGETDLRFVFCAAAICSMLKNWTGMDREKAKEFIRNCQSYDGGFGLIPGAESHGGATYCAVASLKLMGFLGEDSLSAEASSDVINVPLLLEWSLQKQAFEDGGFRGRANKATDTCYAFWVGGTLRILQADKFINEEALRGFLLTCQYKYGGFSKFPQMLPDIYHSYYGFCAFSMLREPGLNPLCVELGISAIATIGL is encoded by the exons ATGT TTGGTATTATCTGCTCAGGCCAGTTTTACGGATTCCATGGTTCAAGAAGCTCCCAATTCCAATCAGATAATAATGGG GCTGCACAACTCAATGGCAGTCACCTAGCAAGCACGTATTGTGCATTGGCAATATTAAAGACTGTTGGCTATGATTTATCTCAAATTGACACTGAAGTATTATTGAAATCAATGAGAACTCTGCAACGGCCTAATGGATG TTTTATGCCCATTCACACTGGAGGAGAAACAGATCTCCGCTTTGTGTTTTGTGCAG CGGCCATTTGTTCAATGTTGAAGAATTGGACCGGCATGGATCGTGAGAAGGCTAAGGAATTTATTAGAAATTGTCAG TCGTATGACGGTGGATTTGGACTGATTCCAGGTGCAGAATCTCATG GTGGTGCCACTTATTGTGCTGTTGCATCTCTTAAACTGATGGGGTTCTTGGGAGAAGATTCACTATCTGCAGAAGCATCCTCTGATGTCATCAACGTGCCATTGCTTCTGGAATGGAGTTTGCAG AAGCAGGCATTCGAAGATGGTGGCTTCCGAGGTAGAGCGAACAAGGCAACTGATACGTGTTACGCCTTTTG gGTGGGAGGAACTCTAAGGATTCTACAAGCCGATAAATTCATAAACGAGGAAGCATTGCGTGGATTTTTGCTGACTTGTCAATATAAG TATGGTGGTTTCAGTAAATTCCCGCAGATGTTGCCAGATATTTACCACTCCTATTATGGATTTTGCGCATTTAGCATGTTGAGAGAACCTGGTCTCAACCCTTTATGCGTTGAACTGGGTATATCGGCTATTGCTACAATTGGACTTTGA
- the LOC125191504 gene encoding uncharacterized protein LOC125191504, whose amino-acid sequence MKSITKLGLGLCIIFGSLLLALAAELYYLLWRKKNHQQTQTHQKRSNFSHILQFCRGPTSSSAVHEPQSKDLWLKKPFAEENMGSFPRFLFTIAEETKEDLESEDGGFNLSDLLQILETPFLTPAASPPYFTPPLTPSFGGEWEGDAEFNRRRASPPPVFRFLREAEEKRRRREEGGEERENGEFIELVIDKRVENEECFSSSKCSR is encoded by the coding sequence atgaaatccaTAACCAAATTAGGCCTGGGATTATGCATCATCTTCGGCAGCCTCCTCCTCGCCCTCGCCGCCGAGCTCTACTACCTCCTATGGCGAAAGAAGAACCACCAACAAACCCAAACCCATCAAAAAAGATCCAACTTTTCGCACATTCTCCAATTCTGCAGGGGGcccacctcctcctccgccgtcCACGAGCCGCAGTCCAAAGACCTCTGGCTGAAGAAGCCGTTTGCGGAGGAGAACATGGGGAGCTTCCCGCGATTTCTCTTCACGATCGCGGAGGAGACTAAGGAGGATTTGGAATCGGAAGATGGGGGCTTCAATTTGAGCGATTTGCTGCAGATTTTGGAGACGCCGTTTCTGACGCCGGCGGCGTCGCCGCCGTACTTCACGCCGCCGCTGACGCCGTCGTTCGGCGGGGAGTGGGAGGGGGATGCGGAGTTTAACCGGAGGCGGGCGAGTCCGCCGCCGGTGTTTAGGTTCCTGAGGGAGGCGGAGGAGAAGCGGCGGAGGAGGGAGGAGGGCGgcgaggagagagaaaatggggAGTTTATTGAGTTGGTTATTGATAAAAGAGTTGAAAATGAAGAGTgtttttcttcatcaaaatgtTCTAGGTGA